The Chamaesiphon minutus PCC 6605 DNA window CCAACCCCTACGCCAAACAAGTCATCGATGCCTGGGCGAATGCTGAGTGGTTCACATCTCGCCCCACCCTGCCCGAAACCATTACCGTCACCGTCTTCAAAGTCCCTGGTGAAACCAACACCGACGACTTATCTCCTGCAACAGAAGCTACCAGTCGCCCCGATATTCCTCTCCATGCCCTGGCGATGCTAGAAACTCGCCAGCCTGGGAGTTTGGCAACTATCGCTGAATTGAAACAAAAGGGACACTCGATCGCCTACGTCGGCGATACAATCGGTACGGGTTCCTCGCGGAAATCGGCGATTAATTCCGTTCTCTGGTATATCGGCGCAGATATTCCCTGCGTCCCGAATAAGCGCACGGGTGGTTATATTTTGGGTAGTAAAATCGCGCCGATTTTCTTTAATACTGCTGAAGATTCGGGGAGTTTACCGATCGAGTGTGATATTACCATGCTCGAAACTGGTATGGTCATCACCATCCATCCCTATGCTGGCAAAATTACCAATGAAGCAGGCGAAACCCTCTCCACCTTCAGCCTCAAACCCGACACCATTCTCGATGAAGTCCGCGCTGGTGGTCGAATTCCCCTCCTCATCGGGCGCACCCTCACCGACAAAACCCGCATCGCATTGGGATTACCCCCCAGCACCATCTTTACCCGCCCCACACAACCCACCGATACAGGCAAAGGCTACACCCTCGCCCAAAAAATGGTCGGCAAAGCCTGCGGATTATCCGGCGTGCGCCCTGGCATGTCCTGTGAACCCTTAATGACCACCGTTGGTTCCCAAGATACCACGGGGCCGATGACTCGCGACGAACTCAAAGAACTCGCCTGTCTGGGTTTCAGTGCCGATTTAGTCATGCAGAGCTTCTGTCACACCGCCGCCTATCCCAAACCAGTAGACATCAAAACCCACGAAGAACTACCCGACTTCTTCGCCCAACGCGGTGGCGTTGCCCTTCGCCCTGGCGATGGCATCATCCACTCCTGGCTAAATCGGATGCTCCTCCCCGATACCGTCGGCACGGGCGGTGACTCCCACACCCGTTTCCCCCTGGGCATTTCCTTCCCCGCAGGATCTGGTTTAGTCGCCTTCGCCGCCGCTCTGGGTGCGATGCCCTTAGATATGCCCGAATCTGTCTTAGTGCGCTTCACAGGCGAATTACAGCCCGGAGTTACCCTCCGCGATATCGTCAATGCGATTCCCTACGTCGCCATGCAAAAAGGCTTACTCACCAACGACAAACAAAATAAACTCAACGTCTTCTCTGGGCGGATTATGGAAATCGAAGGCTTACCAGACCTCAAAGTCGAACAAGCCTTTGAACTCACCGATGCCACCGCAGAGCGTTCCTGCGCTGGCTCGACGATTAAACTCAGCGAAACCACCGTCACCGAATATATCCGCTCCAACGTCGCCCTACTCAAAAACATGGTCGCACGCGGTTATGGCGATCCTCGCACCATTTTACGTCGCGTCGCCCAGATGGAAGCTTGGCTGGCTAATCCCGTATTAATGTCCGCCGATGCCGATGCCGAATACGCAGAAATCATCGAGATCGATCTTAATACAATTACCGAACCGATCGTCGCCGCTCCCAACGACCCCGACAATATCAAACTCCTGAGCGAAGTCGCAGGCGATAAAATCGATGAAGTCTTCGTCGGCTCCTGCATGACTAATATCGGACACTACCGCGCCACCGCCAAAGTCCTCGACGGCGAACCCGCAGTCACTACCCAATTGTGGATTTGTCCCCCCACCCGCATGGACGAATCCCAACTCAAAGCCGAAGGCATGTACGCGATCTTCGATGCCGCTGGCGCACGGACAGAAATGCCCGGATGCAGTCTCTGTATGGGCAATCAAGCCCGCACCGCCGATAATGCTACGGTATTCTCGACATCCACCCGCAATTTCAATAACCGGATGGGTAAAGGTGCCCAAGTCTATCTCGGTTCGGCAGAATTAGCGGCGGTATGTTCGCTGTTGGGACGGATTCCGACGGTACCGGAATATCTGGATTTGATGAGTAAGAAAATCAATCCGTTTGCTGGGGATCTGTATCGCTATCTCAATTTCGATCAGATTTCTGGTTTTGAAGATGAGGGTCGAACTATCTCGGTGGATGAGGTGAGAAAGCTGGCCGAAGTCTAAAAAACATGGCTTGTAAAATCCCCTCCGAGGAGGGGTGCCCGAAGGGCGGGGTGGGTCAGATCTACGCTAATTACTAGAGATCACGATCGATCGTGGGTACACTAAATCTGTAATTTGATTATCCGATCGATGTCAGAGCCGAAATTAGAAGATTGCGATCGATCTGAGCAGTTAGAATTAGAAGACTCGATCGACAGTATGCCACCTAATCCCAAACATTCGGGTTTTATGAGTGCAAGCGGAGATCTACCCACCCCGCCCGCTGGGCACCCCTCCGAGGAGGGGATTTTTCGGAGGCGGGAGATTATTGGGTATGAGCGGTATTTGAAGGAGTTGGCGCGGAAGTTACGGCAGAATATGACTTTGGGTGAGGTGTTGTTGTGGCAACGCTTGAAACGGAAGCAGATGCGGGGTTATGATTTTGACAGGCAACGTCCGATTGATCGATATATTGTCGATTTCTATTGCAAGGATTTAAAGTTAGCGATTGAAATTGATGGCAGCAGTCACGATGGCGAGGAAGCAAAGGTTAATGATGAGATTAGATAAGAACGTTTAGAATCTTTGGGTGTGAGATTTTTAAGGTTTAATGATGTTGATGTGAAGCTGAATATGGAAATGGTGGTAGAGTCGATCGAGCTTTGGATCGACGATAAAAGATAATTTCAATGCAATTCAAAAGATTTAATTTTAAGATTGTTTAATCCAATCTATAAAACTAACGGTATTATGAGAAAGGTAAACACACTACCCGAAGACCATTATAGTGAAGTTTAGCTGCGTGCGTATACCAATCACGAAATGCGCTGTTACAGCGATCAGATTTATCCAAAAATGAACCGCCGCGCAATACATAGAAAAAAGTTTTATTATTTTCAATCCATGCACTTCCATTCATTGGTGCTCTCATATAATTCTCATGCCATGTATCTAAGCACCATTCACAAACATTTCCGTGCATATCATACAAGCCAAATGCATTAGGGGGAAAGCTACCAACGTCAGTCGTTTCTTTATGAAATTCACTGTAGTTTACTAAATCACTGGTAATTGTCTCTCCAAAGTAAAAAGAGGTAGTAGTTCCAGCTCTACAAGCATACTCCCACTGGCTCTCAGTAGGAAGAGTATATTCTCGCCCTATATGTCGAGATAATTTCTCACAGAATTTAAAAGCATCATCCCAGCTAATGTTTTCGACAGGACGATTTTTACCTTTAAAGCGAGATGGATTTGTGCCCATAATCGCTTGATACTGCTGCTGGGTGATGGTGTATTTACCCATGTAGAAAGGTGAGAGATTGACTTGGTGGATGGGTTTTTCCTTATTATTTTTATTAGAACCCATCATGAAGCTTCCAGCGGGAATATAAACCATTTCTAATTTTACGCCGTTTTCTAAATCTTGCACAAATTGCTGTGCTTTGCCCTTTCGCCTCTGCACTTCTGGGACATCAATCATCTCATCTATTTCATGTTCTACCCATCGCTTAAATACAACGCCCTCTTTTAGAGATATTTTCTTTTTAACAGTCTTCTTAATAGTCACAATTTGTGCTGTTTCAAACTCAAAAAATTCTAGATTAGGATCGTGATTTATAGATAAATCTAGATTCTCTAGTTTCGATGCTGAAGAAGGTGGCAGAGTAGATATAGTATTTCGTGCAAAACCAGTCAAATCAGTTAGTACATCGATCGCTGACTGATATCGTTGAGGTAAAACATTAGCAATCATCTTGTCTAATACCTTACCCAGCTTTTCATCCACCGGATTATTAACCAAATAATCTCGCCATACCCAAGCATCTTCATTCATATCAAACAAATCGAAAGGTGAAACTTGAGTCAGCAGATAGATACAAGTCACCCCCAAACTATAAATATCGCTAGCAAATACTGGTTTACGTCTAGCTTGCTCCGGTGCTGCAAATTCCGCACTACCAATCGCCGTTCCGGTTTTAGCCAACATCGATTGAGTCGCTTGCTTCGCCGCACCAAAATCGACCAATACCAAACCACCATCACTGCGCCGCCGAATGATATTCGCTGGCTTGATATCGCGATGAATAACTGGTGGTCATTCGTGACAAGTTAAGGCGCGATCGCAATTGTCAAGCACGTTTGGCGATCCTTCGATCGACCGTTACATCAGATATTCAGAGATCGAATACATTAGCACTATCAATCGAGTTTTTTGATATATAGTGAGACCGAACCAACAGCCACGCTATATATGGGTGTTGACATTCGATCGAAAACCTTAACTTGTCACAGATGACTGGTGGTGACTGATGGTGTAAGAAATCTAAAACTGGTAATAACGACTCCAGTAACTCGCGGATCTTGACTTGGTTAAAAGTGCCAGCAGTGGCTAATTCCTGCTCCAAATCTTGCCCATCGATAAACTGTTGCACCAGATAGGGCTGACCCTCGATATCAAAGTAGGCAAGGAGTTCGGGAATCTGCTCGTGTTTGCCCAATGCTTCTAAATGTTGTGCCTCCTCGTAGAACAGCTTGAGGGCAATCTGTCTGGTTTCAGGATGATTGTTGCTAAACGCAAACTGTTTGATGACACACAACGGCTTACGGGGTTGGTCTTCATCTACTGCTTTGAAGGTTTTACCAAACCCACCTTGTCCTAATAGCTTCAGCGCGCGATAGCGATCCTTGAGCAGGATCTTTGCCCCACAGGACATACAGAAATTGGTGGTGGGGCTATTCTTATCTGGAGCGGGACAGGTAGGGTTGATGCAATAGCTCATATCTAGGGCGGCTGAGGAGGGAATATTCATGCTTACAATTAGTATTCCCATCTCCCACCCACAAGTTAAAAAATCCCCTCCTCGGAGGGGTGCCCAACGGGCGGGGTGGGTAGATCTTCGCTACTCACTCACTAATTATCGATCGCGGTTACACTAAATCCATAGTTTGATTCTACTTGAAATGTCAGAATTAGCAGACTCGATCGAGAATTGCGATCGATCTCAGCCGTTAGAATTAGATGAATCGATCGAAAGTATGCCATCTAATCCCAAGCATTCGGAGAGAGAGGGTGCAAGCGGAGATCTACCCACCCCGCCCTTCGGGCACCCCTCCGAGGAGGGGATTTACCTGCGGAAGTTGAGGGATAATATGACTACTCCACTAAACAGCACTTTTCGGTGAGATTCAACTAAAGACTATGGGAAAATCGATCGCGAAGCGCGCCGCTAGGCGGTCGCATTTGGCTGGTATGGCGGAAAATATAGCCACCTCGACTGGCTTTTACCCCTACTACCACCAACACAACATTTTTGCGACGTATTTGGTGGCTCCGCTGCTGTCATCATCAATCGCCCTCCATCTCCCGTTGAAACTTATAACGATATCCACAGCGAAGTCGTGAATTTTTTTCGCGTCCTCCGCGACCAAAAAGAGCCTCTGATTGAAGCCATCGGTTTAACACCTTTCTCTCGTGAAGAACTAGCATTAGCCAGCCTTCGCCAGACAGAAGGAATCACCGAACTAGAACGCGCTCGGCGTTTTTTCGTCTGTGCTAGACAAGTGCGAAAAGCCTGTATGAGAAAACAGGTGGAGTTGAAATAGCCGTGCTAGATTGCATCAGCTTTTTGCGTCATTTTCTACATTTATTTCATCGTTCTCGGACAAAGTACGTCGAGGAATACCAGCAGCTTGTTTTAAGTGAACCAGATAGTGCCGTGAGTCAACCCCTAAAAGAGTTATAGCTTTCATTGAGAAGTGCAGCCGAAAGCGGCTTAGGGAATGGCGAATAGTAGCTTCTGTCATACTGCCGCTGTTGATGTTTTGGGCAGCAACTATAACCATTGTGACAGAATAAGAACAGTAGATTTTGCCATACCCGATCGGGATAACGTTCATGCTCCGCCTCTCCGAAGTCAAACTGCCACTGGAACACACCGAAGCAGATATCCAGTCCGCCATCCTCAAAAAACTCTCGATCGCGTCTAAAGATCTCATCCGCTATACGATCTTCAAGCGGAGCTACGATGCGCGCAAAAAGGGAGCAATTTCCTTTGTTTATATCATCGACATCGAGACGACCAGAGAGCAACAACTCCTCCAAAAGTTCAAGAAAGACGTGCATGTTGTACCGACACCCGATACTAGCTATCGTTATGTTACTCATGCCCGATCTGGATTAGCACAACGCCCGATCGTGATTGGCTGCGGGCCATGTGGGATGTTTGCAGGGTTATTACTCGCCCAGATGGGATTTCGCCCCATCATTTTGGAACGGGGAAAGGCGGTACACGATCGATCTGTGGATACGTTCGGGTTTTGGAGCAAGGCAAAATTCAATCCCGAATCGAATGCTCAATTTGGCGAAGGTGGTGCGGGGACATTTTCTGATGGTAAGCTTTATAGTCGGATCAAAGATGCCAACCATCACGGGCGTAAGGTATTGGCAGAGCTAGTTAATGCTGGTGCGGCGTCGGAAATTCTCTATGTCAATAAGCCGCACATTGGCACCTATCGACTGGTAAAAATCGTCGAAAATATCCGCAATTCCATTGAATCCCTCGGTGGCGAAATCCGCTTTCAGAGTCGGGTAGAGCAGCTTAATATCGAAAACGGACAAGTCTGCGGTGTCACCCTGGCTAGTGGCGAATATATTCCCAGCAACCATGTGATTCTTGCTGTCGGACATAGTGCCCGCGATACCTTTGAGATGCTCCACCATGCGGGAGTATATATCGAACCCAAGCCATTTTCGATCGGGTTTCGGATCGAACATCCCCAATCAATTATCGATAAGTGTAGACTCGGATCTCAAGCCGGACATCCGATGCTCGGTGCGGCTGATTATAGTCTGGTTCATCATTGTGCCAACGGTCGATCGGTTTATAGTTTTTGCATGTGTCCAGGTGGGCAAGTCGTGGCGGCAACATCTGAAGTGGGGCGAGTTGTCACCAATGGGATGAGCCAGTACGAACGCAGTGGTAAGAATGCCAATAGTGGTATCGTCGTCGGGATTACGCCAGAGGATTATCCAGGTAGTTCGATCGCTGGAATTGAGTTTCAGCGACGGTTAGAAGAACGAGCATTCGAGTTAGGTGGCGGCACCTACGAGGCTCCTGGACAACTCGTAGGCGACTTTTTGGTTGGGAAAGCCTCGACACAATTAGGGACTGTCAGACCGTCATATAAGCCTGGTATCCACCTCTGCGATTTGGGTTCGAGTTTACCGGATTACGCGATCGAGGCAATTCGCGAAGCGATTCCGGCTTTCGATAAGCAACTTAATGGTTTTGCCATGCACGATGCCGTATTAACGGGAGTCGAAACTCGCACTTCATCGCCGATCTGTATTAAACGTGGCAATGATTATCAGAGCCTAAACACGAAAGGACTTTACCCCGCAGGCGAAGGAGCTGGCTACGCTGGGGGTATCCTTTCGGCTGGGGTCGATGGAATTAAAGTAGCCGAGGCTGTAGCTTTAAGCATCCAGTCACAATTGGAGATCGCCACTACCAATTGCTAGCTAGCTGTTGGCAAAACAATATCTGGTTTAGTACTTTCGATAATGGCAATAAATTCCGCCCGTTCGGGTTGTGGAACATTGAATTTATCGAAAGTAGCATCGAGATCTTCCATAAAAGCCGCCCATTCCTCCCTGGTAATCTTGAGATGAGCGTGAGCATCATACATCGATCGACCGCTATACTGTTGGGGGCCGCCAATCGCCCAGCAAGACATTTCCGTAACCAGATATTTGAATCCAGCAGGTGACACGCGATGGTGTGCCTCATCGACCAGGGGATTGGAATTGAGCCGAGGATCGACCATAATTCGATCGATAAAATCATCGACAACAGTCGCGATTGAGTATACGCCTCCCAGACGTTCGTATAGAGATTTTGCTGGCATTTGCTCTGACATATTTACTCCTGTCGGTTTAAAATTTTGTCTATTTTAAACCCCGATCGACAACTTTACTGTCAAAATCGATAATAAGTTAAAAGACATAATTATCACAGTTAGCTCTAAGTTAGCAGCAAGCCGATGAAATTCGATTCTCTTCTAAAGACGCTACGCAAACGATCTTTTTTAGGTTACGTGCGGCAATGGTTAAATAAGTGAACGATCGCGGTGATAATTGCCATGGCGACACTCGCGATCGTTTTAACTGTCAATTCGATCGATTACCTGATAATGCTCAATCCAAGCTAACACCAACTGTTACGACTACCCCAAGTTCACCCGAGCGTAGGCTAATTAATAATGGCCTATAATTGCTTTAACAAAAATGAATCTATCGAAAAATCTCCGATAAGTGGTTCGCTAATAAATAAATGCTAAACTCGATTCCCAATTCTGTAATGGAGACACTTTGCAATCGAACCTCCAACTCCACTCCACCCTATTACTACACGGGCTATTGTCCCTATAGTGGCAAATTATTAAAATTACCACGTACTCAGGAAGTAGAACAGATCGCCCGTATTTTAATGTTAGAAATGGCACGAGAAGAAGATATATATGCCCGCGAAGGTAAGATGTTTGGGGTATTATTAGTCGAAAAAAACACAGGCGAATATTACTCGATTAAGGCTTTTTCGGGATTACTTAATGGCGAGGCTGTTATCGATGGATGGGTACCGCCAATTCCTGGGCGCGATCGAGTGGCGATCGAAGAAGCTGATACGCTAAAAGATCTAGCAAGAATGAAGCAAGAATTAATCGACTTAGATCGATTCTCCACAGGAGAGGCTTCTGCGCAGGCAGACGCTTTCCTTCGGAACGCTTCGCGAACGCGAACGCGAACACCAACGACAGCAAGAGAGCGGTATAAATTATTAGCAGCCGAATTTGCAGATAAATTAGAGAAACTAGCGATCGAACATCGTCAACGCAAGGCATTTCGCCAACAACAGCGAGAACGATTTGCAGCTACTCTTCATGACATCGAACTAATAACAGCTCTCGATCGACTCGCGGCAGAAAGCCGCCAGGACGGACGCGAACGCCGTCAACTCAAACAAGAGCGCGACGCAGTTTTACAGCCGTTACAGGATGTTTTAGACCAAACTGACGATCGAATTCGCGAACTCAAACAACAGCGCAAAATTCGATCGCGTCAACTTCAGATACAGATGCACGATGCCTATCGGCTGATGAATTTTTTGGGCACATCTAGCTCGTTGCGCGAATTAATGCCTGCGGGGATACCAACGGGAACGGGCGATTGTTGTGCGCCGAAGTTGCTGCATTATGCGGCGAGTCAGGGTTTAAAGCCGATGGCGATGGCGGAGTTTTGGTGGGGGGATGGGGTGGATGAGTGGATGAGTGGATGGGTAGATGGGGAGATGAGGGGACGAGGGGACGGGGGGACGGGGAGAAAAATTCAGGGGGAGTTTTATGGGGCTTGTGCGGAGCGGTGTCAACCGTTGATGGGGTTCATGTTGGCGGGGTTGTCCTCGCAGATGTCTCATGCTCGATCTGGTTTGCAAAACACCTCAATCTCCCCCTCACCCTACCTCCGGCTCCCCTCTCCCAATTCTGGGAGAGGGTTTGGGGGTGAGGGCGACAAGATTTCGATGGCACAAGCAGTCTGGATGACGCCAACTTTGCCTAATCTCTCGTTACCGATTATTTACGAGGATGAATATCTAATTGCGATCGATAAGCCTGCGGGACTATTATCCGTACCTGGGCGGACGATCGAACTACAGGATAGCGTGTTGACTCGGTTGCGAGCATTATATCCCGAAATTTATACCGTCCATCGACTCGATCGAGATACGTCGGGCACATTATTATTGGCACGGGATAAAGTTACTTATCGACATCTGAGTCAGCAGTTTGAGGCTAGACAAGTACGCAAGATTTATGAGGCGATTTTAGGTGGGCAGATCGAGTTAGACAAAGGCTCGATCGATTTACCATTATGGGGCGATCCACTCGATCGACCGAGACAGAAAGTAGACTTTAAGTTGGGGAAACCTAGTTTAACTAAGTTTCAGGTATTGGGGCAAATCGATGGCTACACGCGAGTTGAGTTTTTTCCTGTTACGGGACGGACGCATCAATTACGCGTCCATGCAGCCGATGCTCGAGGTTTGAGTGTGTGTATTTTAGGCGACAGGCTTTATGGTTGTCAGGCGAATGTAAAACGATTGTACCTGCACGCACGAGAACTTAGTTTTACACATCCATCCACATTAGAAAGAATCTCGGTCCAAACTCCATGCACGTTTTGAATGCAGAATCTAATTGACTATCCGTGCAATCAACATTGATGAAGGACGGGCATGAAGCACCGCCCCTACAGGTTAACGTTACTCACCAATATCTTTAGGGGTACCCCTTGTGCGTACCCTCACCATGCCGAAAATAGCACTCTCTCAGATCTAGATATCTTCTTTATCTGCTTGCGCCTTCGCTAACTTCCGCTTGAGCGCAACACCAGATCCCACGCCGAAGATCGTCCCTAATACTGTAAACGGTTCGGGCACCGCAGTAGTACTAGCAGCACTAACATTGATATTGTCAAACTGATGGAAAGGGAGAGCTTGAACCCAGCCAACAGCAACTAAATTAGTGAAGCTGCTGTTAAAGTTGAATGTTGTCAGACCTGAGGCATTGATGACAAAATCTTGAGACACAATAGTCGTATCGGCTCTCGTCCCAGTGAAGGTTACAGATGTTGAGGAACTAGCATTTGTGTCGTTAGGATTGATAAGTCTTGCCAAATCGATCGACGATAGTGTGAATGCGCCACCACCAGCTATTGTTTCATTGTGATTCGGGGTTTCAAGCGTCAAAAGGGACAAAACTGAGGCGTGTTGCAAAAACATCGGGTTCGATCGCATGGCAATTTGAATCCGAGTTTTACATTGCACACAAAATATTATACCCAAAATGTTATGCCCAAATTCGGTGCGAGCGTGCCAATTCCAAACGCTGGCAAATAAATTACCATTCTTTTGCCAGTCTCACCAACAGTTAGAGCCATCGCGATCGATTCATTATTTTGAGTCAATTCAAGGCTAAGATCGGAATTATTAGCGCAGAGGATATCAAATTGCGAGCGAGTGACGACAAGTGTTGTACTACTGACATCTCGCAATACCGATCGGGTATTTGTAACTAAGTTATTAGCAATCGTCATAAAATCTCCAAACGTTTGCGGTGATTAAATTAGATCGTTTTCACCCGATCGCCTAATTCTGTTAGAGTAAGATCTGAGAAATTCAAGTGTTGTAAACCTAGCATGGCAGAAACTCTATTTTTTAATGCCCTCCGTGCCGCGATCGATGAAGAAATGGCGCGGGATTCAGCGGTGATGGTGATGGGTGAAGATGTGGGCCATTATGGCGGTTCCTACAAAGTCACCAAAGATCTCTATAAAAAATATGGAGACTTGCGCGTTCTCGACACCCCGATCGCCGAAAATAGTTTTACGGGGATGGCTGTAGGTGCGGCCATGACCGGATTGCGACCAATTATTGAAGGGATGAATATGGGGTTTCTGCTCCTAGCCTTCAACCAGATTTCTAATAACGCAGGGATGTTACGTTATACCTCTGGGGGTAATTTTACGATTCCGTTAGTCATTCGCGGCCCTGGTGGCGTCGGCAGACAATTGGGTGCGGAGCATTCCCAACGTTTGGAAGCTTATTTCCAAGCAGTTCCTGGTTTGAAGATCGTCGCTTGTTCCACGCCGCACAATGCCAAAGGCTTGCTCAAATCGGCAATCAGAGACGAGAACCCCGTCTTATTCTTCGAGCATGTCTTGCTCTACAACCTCAAAGAAGACTTGCCCGATGAAGAATATTTACTCCCGCTAGACAAAGCCGAAATCGTGCGTCCTGGTAAAGATGTGACCGTACTGACTTACTCGCGGATGCGTCACCACTGCACCCAGGCAATGAAAACCTTGACAGATAAAGGTTCGGCTTGCGATCCAGAAATTATCGATCTAATTTCGCTCAAACCGTTAGATCTGGAGACAATTGGGGCATCTATTAAGAAGACGCATAAAGTAATTATCGTCGAAGAATGTATGCGGACGGGTGGCATCGGCGCAGAACTCGTTGCTTCCATCAACGACAACTTCTTTGACGAATTGGACGCACCCGTCCTGCGGATGTCGTCACAGGATATTCCGACTCCTTATAATGGAAAGTTAGAATACCTCACAATTATTCAACCACCCCAGATCGCTGAAGCGATCGAAAAAATGGTTGCAGGCAAACTCTAACTATGTTTCGTAGATATGGGCATGGGGAAAAACAGCGATTTGGCAATTTCCAGATCCTCGATCTCCCCTAACCCATAATGTCATTCTGGAGATTATTTAAACTAACTAAACTTTTTAATCAATACTTAGGTCTGACTCGATCGCTATAAAAACTTACAATCTTTGAGTAGTAAAAGTAATTTATTTTAAACAGTAGTATTGCTTGAAAGTATCATGGTGGGAAGTGCCCACCTTACCATTAATAGTAATAACTATTCACTATTCACTATCCACTATTCACTAAATCATGCAAAAACAGCGAGTTATTTTAGGCTTAATTTTAGTCTTAGTTATCGCTGCGATTACTTTGCTAGTCAACAAGCCGATGCGCTTGGGACTCGATCTGCAAGGCGGTTCGCAACTAACTATTCAAGTCAAACCAACTAAAGAGCGTCCGACGATCTCTGAAAATGATATCAATGCCGTTCAACGGGTGATTGAAAATCGGATCAATGGTTTGGGCGTATCGGAAGCTCTGATCCAATCGGCTGGTAACAACCAGATTTTGGTACAGTTACC harbors:
- a CDS encoding PEP-CTERM sorting domain-containing protein produces the protein MQCKTRIQIAMRSNPMFLQHASVLSLLTLETPNHNETIAGGGAFTLSSIDLARLINPNDTNASSSTSVTFTGTRADTTIVSQDFVINASGLTTFNFNSSFTNLVAVGWVQALPFHQFDNINVSAASTTAVPEPFTVLGTIFGVGSGVALKRKLAKAQADKEDI
- a CDS encoding RluA family pseudouridine synthase, with product MLNSIPNSVMETLCNRTSNSTPPYYYTGYCPYSGKLLKLPRTQEVEQIARILMLEMAREEDIYAREGKMFGVLLVEKNTGEYYSIKAFSGLLNGEAVIDGWVPPIPGRDRVAIEEADTLKDLARMKQELIDLDRFSTGEASAQADAFLRNASRTRTRTPTTARERYKLLAAEFADKLEKLAIEHRQRKAFRQQQRERFAATLHDIELITALDRLAAESRQDGRERRQLKQERDAVLQPLQDVLDQTDDRIRELKQQRKIRSRQLQIQMHDAYRLMNFLGTSSSLRELMPAGIPTGTGDCCAPKLLHYAASQGLKPMAMAEFWWGDGVDEWMSGWVDGEMRGRGDGGTGRKIQGEFYGACAERCQPLMGFMLAGLSSQMSHARSGLQNTSISPSPYLRLPSPNSGRGFGGEGDKISMAQAVWMTPTLPNLSLPIIYEDEYLIAIDKPAGLLSVPGRTIELQDSVLTRLRALYPEIYTVHRLDRDTSGTLLLARDKVTYRHLSQQFEARQVRKIYEAILGGQIELDKGSIDLPLWGDPLDRPRQKVDFKLGKPSLTKFQVLGQIDGYTRVEFFPVTGRTHQLRVHAADARGLSVCILGDRLYGCQANVKRLYLHARELSFTHPSTLERISVQTPCTF
- a CDS encoding alpha-ketoacid dehydrogenase subunit beta, whose amino-acid sequence is MAETLFFNALRAAIDEEMARDSAVMVMGEDVGHYGGSYKVTKDLYKKYGDLRVLDTPIAENSFTGMAVGAAMTGLRPIIEGMNMGFLLLAFNQISNNAGMLRYTSGGNFTIPLVIRGPGGVGRQLGAEHSQRLEAYFQAVPGLKIVACSTPHNAKGLLKSAIRDENPVLFFEHVLLYNLKEDLPDEEYLLPLDKAEIVRPGKDVTVLTYSRMRHHCTQAMKTLTDKGSACDPEIIDLISLKPLDLETIGASIKKTHKVIIVEECMRTGGIGAELVASINDNFFDELDAPVLRMSSQDIPTPYNGKLEYLTIIQPPQIAEAIEKMVAGKL